The following are encoded in a window of Thermococcus sp. M39 genomic DNA:
- a CDS encoding endonuclease V: MSKLDVNFKKIAEVQRKLSLRIIEKPLDISKIKTIGAVDVSYKKGKARAAFILCSFPSCGVLRTKVVDTSVDFPYVPTFFFLRETKPILLAAKGESFDVLLVEGHGKAHPRGYGLASHIGLLLKKPTIGVAKKPLRGYVEGSLVKVGKAYVSVGNLIDLSSAAKIVEMVNENGYPKPLKIADKLSKGAENEKA; the protein is encoded by the coding sequence ATGAGTAAGCTAGATGTAAACTTCAAAAAGATTGCTGAAGTTCAGAGAAAGCTCAGTCTGAGGATAATTGAAAAACCGTTGGATATTTCAAAAATTAAAACAATCGGTGCCGTTGACGTTTCATATAAAAAAGGCAAAGCAAGGGCAGCTTTTATTTTATGCTCTTTCCCTTCATGTGGGGTTTTAAGAACCAAAGTCGTTGATACTAGCGTTGATTTTCCATACGTTCCAACATTTTTCTTTTTGAGGGAAACAAAGCCAATTCTGCTAGCAGCTAAGGGAGAAAGCTTTGATGTCCTTCTGGTTGAGGGACATGGCAAGGCTCATCCAAGAGGCTATGGTTTAGCATCTCACATTGGTTTGTTACTTAAAAAACCAACGATTGGAGTTGCTAAGAAACCTTTGAGGGGCTATGTAGAGGGCTCTCTTGTAAAAGTGGGAAAAGCTTATGTAAGCGTTGGAAATTTAATTGATTTGAGCTCTGCAGCAAAAATTGTGGAAATGGTAAATGAGAACGGCTACCCGAAGCCGCTTAAAATTGCAGATAAACTTTCAAAAGGTGCTGAAAATGAAAAAGCTTAA
- the htpX gene encoding zinc metalloprotease HtpX, which produces MGLGLWLRTGMLMAFLTGLLMALGYVLGNETGLIFAFIFAMVMNFFSYWYSDKIVLTWYRARIVDEMEAPELYRIVEGLAREAGIPTPKIAIVPTDVPNAFATGRDPKHAVVAVTQGLLRILDRDELEGVLAHEISHIKNRDILIQTLAAVLAGAIIMVARWASWMFWLGGFGGRDRDRDAGSVLGAVLLIILAPIAAMMIQMAISRAREYLADETGAKISGKPWALARALEKIEYYVSRRPLKEGNPATAHMFIVNPFRGVDFAELFSTHPPTQKRIERLRKIAEEMGMYF; this is translated from the coding sequence ATGGGGCTTGGCTTATGGTTGAGAACCGGCATGTTGATGGCGTTCCTCACTGGACTGCTTATGGCCCTCGGTTATGTGCTTGGCAATGAAACAGGGCTCATCTTTGCATTCATTTTCGCAATGGTCATGAACTTCTTCAGCTACTGGTACAGTGATAAAATTGTCCTTACTTGGTACAGAGCTAGAATAGTGGATGAAATGGAAGCCCCAGAGCTTTACCGCATAGTTGAGGGACTTGCAAGGGAAGCTGGGATTCCAACTCCAAAGATAGCCATAGTCCCGACCGATGTGCCAAATGCGTTTGCAACGGGAAGAGATCCAAAGCACGCAGTTGTTGCAGTAACCCAAGGCTTGCTTAGAATCTTGGACAGAGATGAGCTTGAAGGGGTATTAGCCCACGAAATAAGCCACATAAAGAACAGAGACATTCTTATTCAAACTCTGGCGGCAGTTTTGGCTGGGGCAATCATCATGGTTGCTAGATGGGCTAGCTGGATGTTCTGGCTTGGAGGATTTGGAGGAAGGGACAGAGACAGAGATGCTGGAAGCGTTTTAGGTGCTGTACTCCTCATAATTCTTGCCCCAATAGCCGCAATGATGATTCAGATGGCAATAAGCAGAGCAAGGGAATATCTAGCAGATGAAACTGGAGCAAAGATAAGCGGTAAACCATGGGCATTAGCGAGAGCACTAGAGAAGATTGAGTATTACGTCTCGAGAAGACCTTTAAAAGAGGGCAATCCAGCAACAGCCCACATGTTCATCGTAAACCCGTTCAGAGGAGTGGACTTTGCAGAGTTATTCTCAACACACCCACCGACACAGAAGAGGATTGAGAGACTTAGGAAAATTGCAGAGGAGATGGGCATGTACTTCTAA
- a CDS encoding methionine adenosyltransferase has product MAEKKRNIVVEELIRTPIEMQKVELVERKGIGHPDSIADGIAEAVSRALSREYIKRYGIILHHNTDQVEVVGGRAYPRFGGGEVIKPIYILLSGRAVEFIDREMFPVHEIAIKAAKEYLRKAVRHLNVEEHVVIDSRIGQGSVDLVSVFNKAKETPIPLSNDTSFGVGYAPLSETERIVLETEKLLNSPEFKKKWPAVGEDIKVMGLRKGDEIDLTIAAAIVDSEVANPKEYMEVKQGIYDAVKELVEQYTNRKVNIYVNTADDPEKDIYYITVTGTSAEAGDDGSVGRGNRVNGLITPNRHMSMEAAAGKNPVSHVGKIYNLLAMLIANDIAEQIEGVQEVYVRILSQIGKPIDEPLVASIQIIPKQGYKVESFEKDAYEIADEWLANITKIQKMILEDKLNVF; this is encoded by the coding sequence ATGGCGGAGAAAAAGAGAAATATAGTTGTGGAAGAGCTTATTAGGACCCCAATAGAGATGCAGAAGGTTGAATTAGTTGAAAGAAAGGGAATTGGACACCCAGACAGCATAGCTGATGGAATAGCAGAGGCAGTCAGCAGGGCCCTTTCAAGAGAGTACATCAAAAGGTATGGTATTATACTTCACCATAACACTGACCAAGTTGAAGTTGTAGGCGGTAGGGCTTATCCAAGGTTTGGTGGCGGTGAAGTCATAAAACCCATTTATATTCTGCTTTCAGGTAGAGCTGTCGAGTTCATTGATAGAGAGATGTTCCCAGTTCACGAGATCGCCATAAAGGCTGCAAAAGAGTATCTAAGAAAGGCGGTTAGACACTTGAATGTTGAGGAGCATGTTGTTATTGACTCAAGGATTGGACAGGGAAGTGTTGACTTAGTGAGCGTTTTTAACAAAGCTAAGGAAACTCCAATCCCCTTATCTAACGATACCTCATTCGGAGTTGGATATGCTCCCCTTAGCGAGACTGAGAGGATCGTCCTCGAGACTGAGAAGCTCTTAAACAGCCCAGAATTCAAAAAGAAGTGGCCAGCTGTCGGTGAAGACATCAAGGTTATGGGTCTCAGGAAGGGAGATGAGATAGACCTCACCATTGCTGCTGCTATCGTTGATAGCGAAGTTGCCAATCCAAAGGAGTATATGGAAGTTAAGCAGGGAATTTATGATGCTGTTAAAGAGCTGGTTGAGCAGTACACAAACAGAAAAGTTAACATTTACGTAAACACCGCTGACGACCCAGAAAAGGACATCTACTACATAACAGTTACTGGAACCTCAGCTGAAGCTGGTGACGATGGTTCAGTCGGTAGAGGTAACAGAGTTAACGGATTAATTACACCGAACAGACACATGAGTATGGAAGCCGCTGCCGGTAAGAACCCAGTTAGCCACGTTGGTAAGATTTACAACCTCCTTGCAATGCTGATTGCAAATGACATCGCCGAGCAGATTGAAGGAGTTCAAGAGGTTTATGTCAGAATTCTCAGCCAGATTGGAAAGCCAATTGACGAGCCTTTAGTTGCGAGCATACAGATAATTCCAAAGCAGGGCTACAAGGTTGAGAGCTTTGAGAAGGATGCTTATGAGATTGCAGATGAATGGCTAGCTAACATAACAAAGATACAAAAGATGATCCTTGAGGACAAGCTGAATGTCTTCTGA
- a CDS encoding haloacid dehalogenase — protein sequence MKIAEIITKIREVLDEKDALREEALKITRDIVRLSGDAIKALHRGDFALAEERLNKAQELVKHLREMLKNHQDLYFTGYVQNAHQEFVEATLFYRYLKGQEFPSPAELGIPEADYALGIGDFIGELRRYFLILLMNGNIAKAEEVYHFMETIYEELMTLEYPKGLVNIRQKQDQARYILERTLEDLTRAKISKALEKKLEEALKR from the coding sequence ATGAAAATTGCGGAGATAATAACCAAAATCAGAGAGGTTCTTGATGAGAAAGATGCACTGAGGGAAGAAGCTCTGAAAATAACGAGAGACATTGTCCGTTTGAGTGGGGATGCAATAAAAGCATTGCATAGAGGAGATTTTGCTCTAGCTGAGGAGAGGCTCAATAAAGCCCAAGAATTGGTTAAACATCTTAGAGAGATGCTCAAAAATCACCAAGATTTATATTTTACAGGCTATGTTCAAAATGCTCATCAGGAGTTTGTGGAAGCGACACTTTTTTACCGCTATCTTAAAGGGCAGGAATTTCCTTCCCCGGCAGAGCTTGGAATTCCAGAGGCGGATTATGCCTTGGGCATTGGAGATTTCATTGGTGAGCTGAGGAGATATTTCCTAATTTTGCTCATGAATGGAAACATTGCAAAAGCAGAGGAAGTTTATCACTTCATGGAGACCATCTATGAAGAGCTTATGACCCTCGAGTATCCAAAGGGATTGGTGAACATAAGACAGAAGCAGGATCAGGCTCGCTACATCCTCGAGCGCACACTTGAGGATTTAACAAGAGCAAAGATAAGTAAAGCTTTGGAGAAAAAACTCGAAGAGGCTCTAAAGAGATGA
- a CDS encoding adenylate kinase family protein yields MIIAVSGTPGVGKTTVAKLLAEKLGYKYVDIKKFAIEHGIGEIKGDELEVEIDELAYFIEKELKGKNVVLDGHLSHLMPADQVIILRLHPKIIGERLKKRGYSREKISENVEAELVDVCLVEAIDEHENIIEVDTTGKTPEQVVGEILELLNKGIKKRIGIVDWTQVYDEIVPYLNLGGE; encoded by the coding sequence ATGATAATTGCAGTGAGCGGAACTCCAGGAGTTGGAAAAACGACAGTTGCGAAGCTTTTGGCTGAAAAGCTAGGATACAAGTACGTTGATATCAAGAAGTTCGCAATTGAGCATGGAATTGGCGAGATTAAAGGAGACGAACTTGAAGTTGAAATTGACGAGCTGGCATATTTCATTGAAAAAGAACTCAAAGGAAAGAACGTTGTTCTTGATGGACACCTAAGTCATCTCATGCCAGCTGACCAAGTCATTATCCTCCGCCTACACCCAAAAATCATTGGTGAAAGATTGAAGAAAAGGGGCTACAGCAGAGAAAAGATAAGCGAGAACGTTGAGGCTGAATTAGTTGATGTCTGCCTAGTTGAAGCTATTGACGAGCATGAAAATATCATTGAAGTTGACACCACAGGAAAAACGCCAGAGCAGGTTGTTGGAGAAATTCTAGAGCTTTTGAATAAGGGCATTAAAAAGAGGATTGGAATTGTAGATTGGACTCAAGTTTATGATGAAATAGTGCCTTACTTAAATTTAGGAGGTGAGTAA